In the Arthrobacter zhaoxinii genome, one interval contains:
- a CDS encoding alkene reductase codes for MELPNRLVMAPMSRVRADRNGVPTDIMVEHYRQRASMGLIITDGIYPSFTGQGNALMPGLVTEEHVAGWKRVTDAVHEAGGRIVAQLMHSGRVAHENINGGRPVVAPSAIAVEGMAHTYDGKQPFPVPHALTEAELPGVVQDFVSAAQNAMKAGFDGVELHGANGYLLQEFLSPVSNTRTDNYGGSPENRARLVIEAFRAVAEAIGAEHTGIRISPEHNIQGVLETDRADVTATYTALVDGIADLKPAYLSILHADPADEMVQGLRRRFGGPVLMNTGFGTVTTRSDAVMLLEENLADAAVVGRPVIANPDLARRWQEDHPLNEIDQTTVYTDGAAGYTDYPVLAPVS; via the coding sequence ATGGAACTGCCCAACCGCCTCGTCATGGCACCGATGTCCCGCGTGCGCGCCGACCGCAACGGCGTGCCCACCGACATCATGGTCGAGCACTACCGCCAGCGCGCCTCCATGGGCCTGATCATCACTGACGGCATCTACCCCTCCTTCACCGGCCAGGGCAACGCGCTGATGCCCGGCCTGGTCACCGAGGAGCACGTCGCCGGATGGAAGCGCGTCACAGACGCCGTGCACGAGGCCGGCGGCCGGATCGTCGCCCAGCTGATGCACTCCGGACGCGTTGCGCACGAAAACATCAACGGCGGCCGCCCCGTCGTTGCCCCCAGTGCCATCGCAGTTGAAGGCATGGCGCACACCTACGACGGCAAGCAGCCCTTCCCGGTGCCGCACGCCCTTACCGAAGCCGAACTCCCCGGCGTCGTGCAGGATTTCGTCTCCGCGGCGCAGAATGCGATGAAGGCAGGGTTCGACGGCGTCGAGCTGCACGGCGCCAACGGGTACCTGCTGCAGGAATTCCTCTCCCCCGTCTCAAACACGCGCACCGACAACTACGGCGGATCGCCGGAGAACCGGGCCCGCCTGGTCATCGAGGCCTTCCGTGCCGTGGCCGAGGCCATCGGCGCCGAACACACCGGCATCCGCATTTCCCCGGAACACAACATCCAGGGCGTGCTGGAAACCGACCGTGCCGACGTGACCGCCACCTACACCGCCCTGGTGGACGGCATCGCCGATCTGAAGCCGGCCTACCTGTCCATCCTGCACGCCGATCCGGCCGACGAAATGGTCCAGGGCCTGCGCCGCCGCTTCGGCGGCCCGGTGCTGATGAACACCGGCTTCGGCACGGTCACCACCCGCAGCGACGCCGTCATGCTGCTCGAGGAGAACCTGGCCGACGCCGCCGTCGTCGGCCGTCCCGTGATCGCCAACCCGGACCTGGCCCGCCGCTGGCAGGAGGACCACCCGCTGAACGAAATCGACCAGACCACCGTCTACACCGACGGTGCCGCCGGCTACACGGACTACCCGGTGCTGGCTCCGGTTTCCTAG
- a CDS encoding aldo/keto reductase: MILTENYTLANGQPIPKLGLGTWFIPDAAAAQAVREAAAIGYRNIDTAQAYGNEHGVGEGVRSSGIPRGELFVSSKLAAEIKDYDGAVAAIDGSLTTMGLDYLDLMLIHSPQPWNDWRGGSYAEGNREAWLALEEAQMAGKLRSIGVSNFERQDLENILGSCTVAPQVNQVLLHVGNTPDDLLAYCAAQDILIEAYSPIAHGEMLRNTDVAAMAQRYAVTVPQLCIRYALQLDTVPLPKTANPEHMRSNALVDFVISDPDMATLRNLRISDYGRSSRFPVFSGK, encoded by the coding sequence GTGATCCTGACCGAGAATTACACACTCGCCAACGGGCAGCCGATTCCGAAGCTGGGCCTGGGCACCTGGTTCATCCCGGACGCCGCAGCAGCGCAGGCCGTCCGGGAGGCGGCGGCGATCGGCTACCGCAACATCGACACCGCGCAGGCCTACGGCAACGAGCACGGCGTCGGGGAGGGGGTGCGCAGCAGCGGCATCCCGCGCGGGGAGCTTTTTGTCTCCAGCAAGCTGGCCGCCGAAATCAAGGACTACGACGGCGCGGTGGCGGCGATCGACGGCTCGCTCACCACAATGGGCCTGGACTATCTGGACCTCATGCTGATCCACAGCCCGCAGCCCTGGAACGACTGGCGCGGTGGGTCCTATGCCGAGGGCAACCGGGAGGCCTGGCTGGCGCTCGAGGAGGCCCAGATGGCGGGAAAACTCCGCTCCATCGGCGTCTCCAACTTCGAACGGCAGGACCTGGAGAACATCCTCGGCTCCTGCACTGTCGCCCCGCAGGTCAACCAGGTGCTGCTCCACGTGGGCAATACCCCGGATGACCTCCTCGCGTACTGCGCAGCGCAGGACATCCTCATCGAGGCCTACTCCCCCATCGCCCACGGCGAAATGCTGCGGAACACCGACGTCGCCGCCATGGCGCAGCGCTACGCGGTGACCGTCCCGCAGCTGTGCATCCGCTACGCCCTGCAGCTGGACACGGTGCCTCTGCCCAAGACGGCCAACCCGGAGCACATGAGGAGCAACGCTCTGGTTGACTTTGTCATTTCCGACCCGGACATGGCCACGCTGCGGAACCTGCGCATCAGCGACTACGGCAGGTCCAGCCGGTTCCCGGTCTTCAGCGGCAAATAG
- a CDS encoding lytic transglycosylase — protein sequence MAACTVLLSLGLAGCTSGEPPAAAETPSVDATPRPAATADPAAESTPSLAGETVSDSFGNPDFYITAPGDTLARVAEVYGFSEAKVAGFNGLHPGAPLTPGTRLRLMPAGPGIGAMGDAMFDANGIPTSYTVIPDDTLAGISYRFNVTSDQLAEANKVRFVHEQGNVYFIKPGRTIALQKNPVDGRSGTGEDVWNSWGRAVFYTTVDGDSFDSLGYQFRVGTAELLQYNPTLVENQPIPAGTTLRLIPGELPIDGARGTFTTGADGIALTYTTAPGDTESGISSRFNVTNLPKANLPATGDGVPWYQYADPSTGELAPGQTISLSLDEPINGPGN from the coding sequence ATGGCCGCCTGCACTGTTCTGCTGTCGCTGGGGCTCGCCGGGTGCACCTCAGGGGAACCACCCGCTGCGGCGGAGACACCGTCCGTCGACGCAACGCCTAGGCCGGCTGCCACCGCGGATCCGGCAGCGGAGTCCACGCCATCCCTGGCGGGGGAGACCGTCTCCGACTCGTTCGGCAACCCGGACTTCTACATCACGGCTCCGGGCGACACACTCGCGAGGGTGGCTGAGGTTTACGGGTTTTCCGAAGCAAAGGTCGCCGGATTCAACGGACTTCATCCGGGCGCACCGCTGACCCCGGGCACGCGGCTCCGGCTTATGCCGGCGGGCCCCGGCATCGGTGCCATGGGGGACGCCATGTTCGACGCGAACGGCATCCCGACCAGCTATACCGTTATCCCCGACGACACCCTGGCCGGAATCTCCTACCGGTTCAACGTGACCAGCGATCAGCTCGCGGAAGCGAACAAGGTGCGGTTCGTGCATGAGCAGGGCAACGTCTATTTCATCAAGCCCGGACGCACGATCGCGCTGCAGAAGAACCCGGTGGACGGCCGCTCCGGCACCGGCGAGGACGTCTGGAACTCCTGGGGCCGTGCCGTCTTCTACACCACGGTCGACGGCGACTCCTTCGACAGCCTCGGCTATCAGTTCCGCGTCGGCACGGCCGAGCTCCTGCAGTACAACCCCACGCTCGTCGAAAACCAGCCGATCCCGGCCGGAACCACGCTCCGGTTGATCCCGGGCGAGCTGCCGATCGACGGTGCCCGGGGAACCTTCACCACCGGCGCCGACGGGATTGCGCTGACCTACACCACCGCTCCCGGGGACACTGAAAGCGGCATCTCGTCCCGCTTCAACGTCACGAACCTCCCCAAAGCCAACCTGCCGGCCACAGGGGACGGCGTCCCCTGGTACCAATATGCGGACCCGTCAACCGGTGAGTTGGCGCCCGGGCAGACCATCAGTCTGTCGCTGGATGAGCCGATCAACGGACCGGGCAATTGA
- a CDS encoding MOSC domain-containing protein, producing MESKVVSVSQSSKHTFSKDRVESVLLVEGLGVDGDAHSGTTVQHVFRKRFHPTEPNLRQVHLIQAELFEELEQDGFEVGPGDLGENITTRGIDLLNLPEGALLRIGPDAVVQVTGLRNPCRQIDRFQTGLLKAVLPLDSNGKVVRKTGVMGIVLTGGRVSADDKIRVELPAGPHRRLKCV from the coding sequence ATGGAATCGAAAGTTGTCTCCGTCAGTCAAAGCAGCAAGCACACCTTCAGCAAGGACCGGGTTGAATCGGTTCTGCTGGTAGAAGGGCTCGGCGTTGACGGAGACGCGCACTCCGGCACCACCGTGCAGCATGTGTTCAGGAAACGGTTCCATCCGACGGAGCCCAACCTGCGGCAGGTGCATCTGATCCAAGCGGAGCTGTTCGAGGAACTCGAGCAGGACGGCTTCGAGGTGGGTCCCGGCGACCTCGGGGAAAACATCACCACCCGCGGCATCGACCTGCTGAACCTACCCGAGGGAGCACTCCTGCGGATCGGGCCCGACGCCGTCGTTCAGGTAACCGGCCTGCGGAATCCCTGCCGGCAGATAGACCGCTTCCAAACCGGGCTGCTCAAAGCGGTGCTACCCCTCGACAGCAACGGAAAAGTCGTCCGCAAAACGGGAGTCATGGGCATCGTGCTGACAGGTGGCCGGGTAAGCGCCGACGATAAAATCCGTGTTGAGCTTCCGGCCGGGCCGCACCGTCGCCTCAAGTGCGTCTGA
- a CDS encoding Ltp family lipoprotein: MSTTEKGYMPATATRKSFVVTWLLALFLGTFGADRFYLGKIGTGVLKLLTFGGFGIWTLVDMIITLTGNQKDKHGQPLAEYEQNKKMAWIVTAVVWVLNAIVSVVTIFTLTATIGAVIEESRQVSETNSNTLSSPAPTYSAPTQAAPAAPAIEKSGDKQRALNDATFYSDSLHMSKGAIYEQLGGEYGQYTPEAAQYAIDNLKADYKVNALETAKVLQMENPKPLDELRDYLASTGTYGAKFTAEEADYAIQNLK, translated from the coding sequence ATGAGCACCACCGAAAAAGGCTATATGCCCGCTACCGCCACCAGGAAGTCCTTCGTCGTGACGTGGCTGCTCGCGCTCTTCCTTGGCACCTTTGGTGCGGACCGCTTCTACCTGGGCAAGATCGGCACCGGTGTCCTGAAGCTCCTGACGTTCGGCGGCTTCGGCATCTGGACGCTGGTGGACATGATCATCACCCTGACCGGCAACCAGAAGGACAAGCACGGTCAGCCTCTCGCCGAGTACGAGCAGAACAAGAAGATGGCGTGGATCGTCACCGCCGTCGTCTGGGTTCTCAACGCCATTGTTTCGGTGGTCACGATCTTTACTTTGACGGCGACAATCGGAGCGGTCATCGAGGAAAGCCGGCAGGTATCGGAGACGAACAGCAATACGCTGTCCAGCCCGGCACCGACCTACTCCGCACCCACTCAGGCTGCACCCGCCGCTCCCGCCATTGAGAAGAGTGGTGACAAGCAGCGGGCGCTGAATGACGCCACGTTCTACAGCGACTCCCTGCACATGAGCAAGGGCGCCATCTACGAGCAGCTGGGTGGGGAGTACGGCCAGTACACTCCGGAGGCCGCGCAGTACGCCATCGACAACCTCAAGGCCGATTACAAGGTCAACGCGCTGGAAACCGCGAAGGTTTTGCAGATGGAGAACCCGAAGCCCCTGGATGAGCTGCGGGATTACCTCGCCAGCACCGGCACATACGGAGCAAAGTTCACTGCTGAAGAAGCCGACTACGCCATTCAGAACCTGAAGTAG
- a CDS encoding SRPBCC family protein — MTVYFECTTRTALPAAELFDRARSIDAHKDSMARSREEVLGGVTSGLISLGEDVTWRAWHFGVPLRMTSRITEMEPPDYFIDEQVKGPFRRFRHVHEFSQDAAGSTMVDRIEFEAPFGVVGRLVEKLVLARYLRELIETRNRYLADELARG, encoded by the coding sequence ATGACCGTCTACTTTGAGTGCACCACCCGGACAGCCCTGCCCGCAGCGGAACTGTTTGACCGGGCCCGGAGCATTGATGCGCACAAGGATTCGATGGCGCGGTCCCGGGAAGAGGTGCTCGGCGGCGTGACTTCGGGCCTCATCTCGCTGGGTGAGGACGTTACCTGGCGAGCCTGGCATTTTGGTGTTCCGCTGCGGATGACGAGCCGGATCACCGAAATGGAGCCGCCTGACTATTTCATCGACGAGCAGGTCAAGGGCCCGTTCCGGCGCTTCCGGCACGTTCACGAGTTCAGCCAGGATGCCGCGGGCAGCACGATGGTTGACCGCATCGAGTTCGAGGCGCCGTTCGGCGTCGTCGGGCGCCTGGTGGAGAAACTGGTGCTGGCCCGCTACCTCCGGGAGCTCATTGAGACGCGCAATCGGTACCTGGCCGACGAGCTCGCCCGCGGTTGA
- a CDS encoding DUF3592 domain-containing protein, whose protein sequence is MLLAVVSILMGALMGGYGVYGAHADRQLIDGGTVAVGTVLSSRERPAGRIRETIASVSFSAQSPYGPSPQRLDHVVRKGWPVARRNAPAIHTGEPVNVFYNPDDPSDAVIEGWERRYGSRWTAGALFFGGGGVASAAKARSDAAVRRRARRIQASW, encoded by the coding sequence ATGCTGCTGGCTGTCGTCTCCATCCTGATGGGAGCCTTGATGGGCGGGTACGGGGTGTACGGTGCACACGCGGACCGGCAGCTGATCGACGGCGGGACGGTCGCCGTCGGCACGGTGCTCTCTTCGCGGGAGCGGCCTGCCGGACGCATCCGAGAGACCATCGCCAGCGTGAGCTTCTCCGCCCAGAGCCCGTATGGTCCGTCTCCGCAGCGGCTGGATCACGTGGTGCGGAAGGGGTGGCCTGTCGCCCGGCGGAACGCGCCGGCAATTCATACGGGAGAGCCCGTGAACGTGTTCTATAACCCCGATGATCCGTCCGACGCCGTCATCGAGGGCTGGGAACGCCGGTACGGGAGCCGGTGGACCGCGGGTGCGCTTTTCTTCGGGGGCGGCGGCGTTGCTTCCGCGGCTAAGGCACGCTCGGATGCGGCGGTGAGGCGGCGGGCCCGGCGCATCCAGGCGTCGTGGTGA
- a CDS encoding class I SAM-dependent methyltransferase: protein MTHSFDKDYWEQHWHEAPETAPAAPAETPPNPYVQRIARDLSPGTALDAGCGTGTEALELAAHGWDVTGADLSSTALETAARQAAKRELPGSVIWIEADLVSWEPGRRFDLVMTNYAHPAMPQLAFYQRIMDWVAPGGTLLIVGHAHDPAAMTTHGHHPPNEATVTAEDVAALLDPAEWTITIADRQSRTLTAPDGQTVTLPDVVVQASRRN from the coding sequence GTGACGCACAGCTTCGATAAGGATTACTGGGAACAGCACTGGCACGAGGCTCCCGAGACGGCACCGGCCGCGCCTGCGGAGACCCCGCCGAACCCCTACGTTCAACGCATCGCCCGCGACCTGTCCCCCGGCACGGCGCTCGACGCCGGCTGCGGCACCGGCACCGAAGCCCTGGAACTGGCAGCCCACGGCTGGGACGTCACCGGCGCGGACTTATCCTCCACAGCCCTCGAAACGGCCGCGCGGCAAGCCGCAAAGCGGGAATTGCCCGGCAGCGTGATCTGGATCGAAGCGGATCTGGTCTCCTGGGAACCGGGACGCCGGTTCGACCTCGTGATGACCAACTACGCCCATCCGGCCATGCCGCAGCTGGCGTTTTACCAGCGGATCATGGACTGGGTGGCCCCCGGCGGGACGCTGCTGATTGTCGGCCACGCCCACGACCCGGCCGCCATGACCACCCACGGGCACCATCCGCCGAACGAAGCCACCGTCACCGCTGAAGACGTTGCGGCACTTCTGGATCCGGCGGAATGGACCATCACCATTGCCGACCGGCAGTCCCGCACCCTCACTGCGCCGGACGGGCAGACCGTCACCCTGCCCGACGTCGTCGTGCAGGCCTCGCGGCGGAACTAG
- a CDS encoding TetR/AcrR family transcriptional regulator C-terminal domain-containing protein: MGQVPKAQQQEASARRPRLNRDAVLRAGVVLADQVGIDGFTMRTLSQELGVVPMALYKHVANKQELLEGMVDLVWAEVTEPDSGHGWKQAMRVRAASLRSALVTHRWAVGLMEAAGRPGLENLRQHNALLGCLRESGFSFRTTVHVTSLLDAYVYGFALQQKTLSFETPEESAAAAAATRDGESAEAAARYPYLLEVVGELAKEGYDYDAEFAVGLDVLLDGIETLRGSWRDG; encoded by the coding sequence GTGGGACAGGTACCGAAGGCACAGCAGCAGGAAGCGTCCGCGCGCCGCCCGCGCCTGAACCGGGACGCCGTACTCCGCGCCGGCGTCGTACTGGCCGATCAGGTGGGTATCGACGGCTTCACCATGCGCACGCTTTCCCAGGAACTCGGCGTGGTGCCGATGGCGCTGTACAAGCATGTGGCGAATAAGCAGGAACTGCTCGAGGGCATGGTGGACCTGGTCTGGGCGGAGGTCACGGAGCCGGACAGCGGGCACGGCTGGAAGCAGGCTATGCGCGTTCGTGCCGCTTCACTCCGGTCCGCGCTGGTTACGCACCGCTGGGCCGTGGGACTGATGGAGGCGGCCGGCCGGCCGGGACTGGAGAACCTGCGCCAGCACAACGCGCTGCTGGGCTGCCTGCGGGAGAGCGGCTTTTCCTTCCGCACCACCGTCCACGTCACCAGCCTGCTGGATGCCTACGTGTACGGCTTCGCCCTGCAGCAGAAGACCCTGTCCTTCGAGACCCCGGAGGAGTCGGCCGCGGCGGCTGCGGCCACCCGTGACGGTGAATCTGCGGAGGCCGCCGCCCGCTATCCGTACCTGCTCGAAGTGGTGGGTGAGCTGGCGAAGGAGGGCTACGACTACGACGCCGAGTTCGCTGTCGGGCTGGACGTGCTGCTGGACGGCATTGAGACCCTGCGGGGTTCCTGGCGCGACGGTTAG
- a CDS encoding DUF4386 domain-containing protein produces MHASNRTARTAGILFLLTFASAIAGAALYAPLLTDPDYVAGPGADTRILLGAVCELVLIVANIGTAVVLFPVLRRHSETAAVGYVAARIMECALIAVGILSVLTAVTLRQSAGADAGEYLPVARALVAVHGWTFLLGPGFVVGIGNGLLLGFLMYRSHLVPRPMALFGLIGGPLMSLSGIAVLFGAYGQSSVPSALATLPEIIWEASLGIYLTVAGFRRPRKAGADRMVPCHSVRRPVRMFH; encoded by the coding sequence ATGCACGCCTCCAACCGGACCGCCCGGACCGCCGGGATCCTCTTCCTCCTCACCTTCGCCTCCGCCATCGCCGGGGCTGCGCTCTACGCACCGCTGCTGACCGACCCGGACTACGTCGCCGGACCCGGTGCGGACACCCGGATCCTGCTCGGCGCGGTCTGCGAACTGGTGCTGATCGTCGCGAACATCGGCACCGCCGTCGTGCTGTTCCCCGTCCTCCGCCGGCACAGCGAGACCGCTGCGGTCGGCTACGTCGCGGCGCGGATCATGGAATGCGCGCTGATTGCCGTCGGGATCCTCAGTGTGCTCACCGCCGTGACGCTGCGGCAGAGCGCCGGGGCCGACGCCGGGGAGTATCTTCCCGTGGCCCGGGCGCTGGTGGCGGTGCACGGCTGGACCTTCCTGCTCGGCCCGGGGTTCGTGGTGGGCATCGGTAACGGGCTGCTGCTGGGGTTCCTGATGTACCGCTCGCACCTGGTGCCGCGGCCGATGGCACTGTTCGGCCTGATCGGCGGTCCGCTGATGTCACTGTCCGGTATTGCCGTGCTTTTCGGCGCCTACGGGCAGTCCTCGGTGCCGTCCGCGCTGGCCACCCTTCCGGAGATCATCTGGGAGGCCTCGCTGGGGATTTACCTGACGGTGGCCGGCTTCCGCCGGCCGCGGAAGGCCGGCGCGGACAGGATGGTTCCGTGCCACTCTGTGCGCCGCCCCGTCCGCATGTTCCACTGA
- a CDS encoding aldehyde dehydrogenase family protein: MPASESSLTSYADLLAAVAPAGDSRPILDPATGELVAEAPVHTVDDLEKAVATARAAQPSWAGLGHPGRREALNRAADAIDAAAEGLAELLSREQGKPLNGPNARFEVGGAAAWLRAAASFDLEPEVLVDDDGGRAELHYRPLGVVGAIGPWNWPMMISIWQLAPALRMGNTVVMKPSEYTPLSVLALAAVLNQVLPADVLHVVSGGRDVGETLAAHPDVDKIMFTGSTATGKAIIRSSADTVKRLTLELGGNDAGIVLPDADPQAIAEGLFWGAFINTGQTCAAMKRLYVHEDIYDDVVTSLAEVAKTMPMGVGLDENNVLGPLQNKAQYDIVAQLVDAARDAGARIVLGGNPEQDQPGYFYPATLVADIDNDNPLVAREQFGPALPIIRYSTVDEAVEMANGLDVGLGASVWSSDKDAALEVAARMSAGTVWINKHGSVDPRVPFGGAKQSGYGLEFGVEGLKHLGAPQVISY; encoded by the coding sequence ATGCCCGCCTCCGAATCTTCGCTCACCAGCTACGCTGACCTGCTCGCCGCCGTCGCCCCCGCCGGCGACTCCCGGCCGATTCTCGATCCGGCCACCGGTGAACTCGTCGCCGAGGCGCCCGTGCACACCGTCGATGACCTCGAAAAAGCCGTTGCCACCGCCCGCGCCGCCCAGCCGTCCTGGGCCGGCCTCGGCCATCCCGGCCGCCGGGAAGCGCTGAACCGTGCGGCCGACGCCATTGACGCCGCTGCCGAAGGGCTCGCCGAGCTCCTCTCCCGCGAGCAGGGCAAGCCGCTGAACGGACCGAACGCCCGCTTCGAGGTCGGCGGGGCAGCCGCGTGGCTGCGCGCCGCGGCGTCGTTCGATCTGGAGCCCGAGGTGCTGGTGGACGACGACGGCGGCCGCGCCGAACTCCATTACCGTCCCCTCGGCGTTGTGGGCGCCATCGGACCGTGGAACTGGCCCATGATGATCAGCATCTGGCAGCTCGCCCCCGCACTGCGGATGGGCAACACCGTGGTGATGAAACCCTCCGAATACACTCCCCTGTCCGTGCTCGCCCTGGCGGCCGTACTCAACCAGGTTCTGCCGGCCGATGTGCTGCATGTGGTCTCCGGAGGCCGCGACGTCGGCGAAACCCTCGCCGCCCACCCGGACGTGGACAAGATCATGTTCACCGGGTCCACCGCCACCGGCAAGGCCATCATCCGCTCCTCCGCCGACACCGTGAAGCGCCTGACCCTTGAGCTCGGCGGCAACGACGCCGGCATCGTCCTGCCCGACGCCGATCCACAGGCCATTGCCGAAGGCCTGTTCTGGGGCGCGTTCATCAACACCGGACAGACCTGCGCCGCGATGAAGCGCCTCTACGTGCACGAGGACATCTACGACGACGTCGTCACCTCCCTCGCCGAGGTCGCCAAGACCATGCCCATGGGCGTGGGCCTGGACGAAAACAACGTGCTCGGCCCGCTGCAGAACAAGGCCCAGTACGACATCGTCGCGCAGCTGGTGGACGCCGCCCGCGACGCCGGCGCCCGTATTGTGCTCGGCGGCAATCCGGAGCAGGACCAGCCCGGCTACTTCTACCCCGCAACGCTGGTGGCGGACATCGACAATGACAATCCGCTGGTCGCCCGGGAACAGTTCGGCCCTGCCCTGCCGATCATCCGGTACTCCACCGTGGACGAAGCAGTGGAGATGGCCAACGGGCTCGACGTCGGCCTCGGCGCCTCCGTCTGGTCCTCGGACAAGGACGCCGCACTCGAGGTGGCCGCCCGCATGTCCGCCGGCACCGTCTGGATCAACAAGCACGGCTCCGTCGATCCGCGGGTTCCCTTCGGCGGCGCGAAGCAGTCCGGCTACGGGCTGGAATTCGGCGTCGAAGGCCTCAAGCATCTGGGCGCCCCGCAGGTGATCAGCTACTAA
- a CDS encoding FAD-dependent monooxygenase, giving the protein MRGSALIVGAGIAGTAVARGLLRAGWSVQVLERGANLPGSGTALAMWPEAMRALDALGAGDAVRAGSMEEHGARILKPDGSQVAAMGGSRTARFVPRTVLLDALSRDLPAGVIEWNSPVAGPSTLPSADVVVAADGIFSRLRTACNGISPRALGTVAFRGVVPGPAGGVSETWGRGRLFGITPLDAGSTNWFACLRSTDLPPLGSPEAIGVQGADLLRSLYRGWHPDVARVLGKLDGSPLDYRELFDVPPLASYISGNLALLGDAAHGMAPNLGRGACEALLDAVALIDALSSAPDVTAGLQRYDACRRRRGNLMVRAARLLNRVATAEHFTGARNLAMSAGARFA; this is encoded by the coding sequence ATGCGGGGTTCAGCACTGATCGTTGGAGCGGGTATTGCAGGAACCGCAGTTGCGCGGGGGCTGCTCCGCGCCGGATGGTCGGTCCAGGTGCTCGAACGCGGCGCAAACCTGCCCGGCAGCGGAACGGCGCTGGCCATGTGGCCCGAGGCGATGCGGGCCCTCGACGCGTTGGGTGCCGGTGACGCAGTCCGCGCCGGTTCGATGGAAGAGCACGGCGCACGGATCCTGAAACCCGACGGCAGCCAGGTTGCGGCCATGGGCGGCAGCCGGACCGCTCGCTTTGTTCCACGCACCGTCCTGCTGGACGCTCTCTCCAGGGATTTGCCCGCCGGAGTTATCGAATGGAATTCGCCGGTCGCCGGGCCCTCAACCCTGCCCTCTGCCGATGTTGTCGTAGCCGCCGACGGAATCTTCAGCCGCCTGCGCACCGCCTGCAACGGAATATCGCCCCGGGCGCTGGGAACAGTGGCCTTTCGCGGCGTTGTCCCCGGCCCGGCCGGCGGAGTCAGCGAGACGTGGGGGCGCGGCCGGCTGTTCGGCATTACGCCGCTGGATGCCGGCAGCACTAACTGGTTTGCCTGCCTCCGCTCCACCGACCTGCCTCCGCTGGGTTCCCCGGAGGCTATCGGCGTCCAGGGGGCAGACCTGCTGCGCAGCCTCTACCGCGGGTGGCATCCGGACGTCGCCCGGGTGCTGGGAAAACTGGACGGAAGCCCGCTAGATTACCGGGAGCTGTTCGACGTTCCGCCGCTCGCGTCCTACATTTCCGGCAACTTGGCGCTGCTGGGCGACGCTGCGCACGGCATGGCACCGAACCTTGGCCGCGGCGCCTGCGAGGCCCTTCTGGACGCGGTTGCCCTGATCGACGCACTCAGCTCGGCTCCCGACGTTACCGCCGGCCTGCAGCGCTACGACGCCTGCCGGCGTCGGCGGGGAAACCTCATGGTCCGGGCGGCACGGCTGCTGAACCGTGTCGCCACGGCCGAGCATTTCACCGGAGCCCGGAACCTCGCGATGTCCGCCGGGGCACGGTTCGCCTAG
- a CDS encoding NADPH-dependent F420 reductase, whose product MPTLGIIGSGNIGSAVARLAVAAGMNVVIANSRGPETLADLVAELGPLAQAGTVEDAAKLGDAVVLSIPLNAVSALPDGLLAGKIVLDTSNYYPSRDGRIAELDDSTVTTSELVLSRLPGAQYVKAFNNILAHHLPLLARPAGSADRSALPIASDDDTAKAEAAALIDGLGYDVVDAGTVAESWKFEPDSAGYTRLYLADASTPDDQLMSSDPGTTPKAKVESALASATRVNVADRLF is encoded by the coding sequence ATGCCGACATTGGGAATCATTGGAAGCGGGAACATCGGATCCGCGGTCGCGCGGCTCGCGGTTGCCGCGGGCATGAACGTCGTTATTGCCAACTCGCGGGGACCTGAAACGCTCGCGGACCTGGTCGCCGAGCTCGGGCCGCTTGCCCAGGCCGGCACGGTGGAAGACGCCGCGAAACTCGGTGACGCCGTCGTGCTTTCCATTCCGCTGAACGCGGTTTCCGCTCTTCCGGACGGACTCCTGGCCGGCAAGATCGTCCTGGACACCAGCAATTACTATCCGTCCCGGGACGGGCGCATCGCCGAGCTTGATGACAGCACGGTGACCACCAGCGAACTGGTGCTGAGCCGGCTGCCCGGAGCGCAGTACGTCAAGGCCTTCAATAACATCCTGGCCCATCATCTTCCGCTTCTGGCCCGTCCCGCCGGGTCCGCTGACCGCTCCGCGCTGCCCATCGCCTCCGACGATGACACGGCCAAGGCTGAGGCGGCGGCGCTCATCGACGGGCTGGGCTACGACGTCGTCGACGCCGGCACCGTCGCCGAGAGCTGGAAGTTCGAGCCGGACTCCGCAGGCTACACGCGTCTTTACCTCGCGGATGCGAGCACACCCGACGACCAGCTGATGAGCTCGGATCCGGGCACAACACCCAAGGCAAAGGTCGAGTCCGCGCTGGCGTCGGCCACCCGGGTGAACGTGGCCGACCGTCTCTTCTAG